Below is a genomic region from Drosophila albomicans strain 15112-1751.03 chromosome 2R, ASM965048v2, whole genome shotgun sequence.
TCTTGAAGAATCCAATCGAATCGATacaactacagtatttatgattcctgaaaatttcgttaatataaataataatcttatTTGAGTATAACGTTTGCTGCTGTGTGGACTTAATTCCTTTGGAATACAATTTGCTATACTTTGTACTGTATGCTACATTTAGAATGtagtaatataaaaattcatcaatttaccaaatatatccttagacatattttaattttttatcagAAAATCATTTTGATAGCTTATAACTTTTTTAGAACAAGATCTCGTTTCAATGTAATAAACGTTTTCTTTCTAtgtaaacatatataaaattctaattaggagttaaattgcaataatttccAAACTTTAATTTCGCTTGCGTTGCACTTTGTTATAAATacctttatttttatatacttaatatctTTAACGCTCTCAaacaactaaaatttaaagaaaaatttcatgctattaaaatggcaaaattaTATGATTTCTCAGCCCTCTTCtaactttttaaaaaagaCACATGCTTTCATTGAAATGATGCTCAAAGCGCTTTGTTGCAAATTATAATGAGCCTTAATTACCATAACAAAAGACTTATTGCAAACGAAactttgcaaaaatatattatgtgaaaatggcaacaacCCGTTTTGCAGTTgagcaaatattaaatgactCTAATTAGGGGTTCTTAGAGATTATTAAGACAGCTGCAGCGATTTTCAATTTCGTATGCAGCCTGCCTATATAAAGCTAAGGACAGATTGCAATCAAATCATACCTGGTCATCGATTCAGTGTGAACATGAAGGCCCTAACATTAGTTCTGAGTTGTGTTATCCTGGCTGTTTGTCTGGTGCAGCACGCGGGAGGTACTAGTAGCACGTCAACAAgtacgacgacaacgacaacaacaacaaccacggAATCTTCCTCCGACACCACAACTACTGAATCGTCTAGTGACACCACCAGCACCACTTCAagctccagttccagttctAGCTCTAGTTCTAGCGCTACTGCCAAGGCTCTTCGTCGGTTGAGAAGGCAGCTGAGACGTCTGAGGCGTTTGCAACGTCTGAGAGCCGccagagagagaaggagaatcCGTAGGCTTAGGGCTCTCGTGAGGAGAAGACGACAAGACAGAGGGTAGATGGTACAATCTGGAAAAGGATTGTGTTGAAAGCTAAGCAAAATCACTTCTTCTTATACCAATAAACATTGAATGCAGCATTAATTTGATAACTTGCAATGTTTATACCCACTACTAGTAGAGTAGAAAggtatttttactttttatacctgctacccatagggtaaaaggatATTATACCTTTGTGCcggcaagaaatgtatgtaacaggtagaacgaggcatctccgaccctacaaagtatatatattcttgatcagcgtcaacagccgagacgatctagccatgtcggTCTGTCcttctgtgtgtctgtccgtctgtccgtatgaacacctagatctcagagactataagagttAGAGCTaaaattttcgacagcatttgttatgtttgcacgcagatcaagtttgtttccaatttttgccacgcccacttccgcccccgcaaatcaaaaaaaaatcgaataacaagagtaattttaaagctagagttgcgagttttggtatatactataattactatagtagttattcctgaaaatttggttgcgatcagataaaattgtggaagttattaaagaaatacttttgtatgggcaaaaacgcctacttactaggggtcttagttgctttggccgacaatctggtacattgcgCCGTGTGGTAtatggtaaattttgaatggtgtaatacattgatataccaaacataccatttggtatatttttagtattttttaaagtattttcggtatattttgaaaataataccgcaatattttgactttattaaaaatgggtagcgggtatctcacagtcgagcacactcgacagtacctttcttacttgttagaATATTACTTCAATATTGTGAATGTTATAGTGGTTTCTAGCGGgatattaaatgattttattacATATTGACACAGCTGTCGAAACTTACAATTTAGTATGTGGGCTGGGTATATAAAGATAAAGTCAGATTACAGCTAATCATACTTGGTCATCGATTCAGTGTGAACATGAAGGCCCTAACATTAATTCTGAGCTGTGTTATACTGGCTGTTTGCCTGGTGCAGCAGGCACAAGGTACCAGCTCGTCAacaactacgacgacgacaacaacaacaacaacgacgacagaATCTTCTTCGGATACCACAACTACTACTGAATCGTCTAGTGACACCACCAGCACCACTTCAAGCTCCAGTTCCAGCTCTAGCTCTAGTTCTAGCGCTGCTGCCAAGGCTCTTCGGCGGTTGAGAAGGCAGCTGAGACGTCTGAGGCGTTTGCAACGTTTGAGGGCTGctagagagagaaggagaatcCGCAAGCTGAGGGCTCTCTTGAGGAGAAGGCGCGCAAACAGAGGCTAGACGGTACTACCAGGAGAAGGACTGTGTTGAGAGCTAAACAAAATCACTTGTTCTTTTACCAATAAACATTGAATGCAGCATTAATTTGATAACTTGAAATGTTTATACCCACTACTAGTAGAGTAGAAAggtatttttacttttttttacaagGTTTGTTGGTGTTGAATGCATATCAAGTCActcaagaaatacttttatatgagAAAAACTGCTTGCAGCTTAAGTTAATCTCGTATATGTTGAAttacatggtatattttgttatggtatattttagtatttttacggtgcattcattttaatgataatactgcactgttttgctttttagccTTCCctcatagagtagaagggtattatatctTTGTACCTCTAGAAAATGTGCCTAACCTAAAGAAGAAGCCATATTTGGCCCCATAAAGTAAacacatatattcttgatcaccATCAACAGCCGAAACGACATGGCGATATCGCTTTGTCGTTTATATGTCTGTCTGGTGCGTAGAATCAGAACTGCAATCTTTACGATTTACGACAAATTTTAgaagtttaattaatatagCATAAACGGTTGCTGTAGTCTGCTCTTTGGCTTTGTTGACGAtgtgatatataatattttgtagtttatgGTATGCTTTGAAAGTCGTAGTATACTGATATACTAATTATATGCtagcctttgatatattttagtaccttttcggtatattaattcagtatattttggaataATACCCCAACATTTGGTACTGTGTAgtggtatctcacagtcgagtgtgctcgactgtaactgTATTACTTTCTGTTAGTTGCCTTTGAAAGCGGTGTGTACGTCTACATCGTATCACAAATTTTACGTACTAACTTGATTTGGAAAATCCAATCTATTTGCTGAcgaaaatatgtaaaataagtTATGAGAAACTGACTTCTCATTGTTCATTACCAAAAAGATCTTTCACGGTCGACAGttgagtaaatattaaatgattcTATTACATATTGAGACAGCTGTTGAGACTTACAATTTAGTATGTGAGCTGGGTATATAAAGATCAGATCAATTTATAGCTAATCATACTTAGTCATCGATTCAGTGTGAACATGAAGGCCCTAACATTAATTCTGAGCTGTGTTATCCTGGCTGTTTGTCTGGTGCAGCAGACAGGAGGTACCAGCTCGTCAacaactacgacgacgacaactacaacaacaacgacgacagaATCTTCTTCGGATACCACAACTACTACTGAATCTTCTAGTGACACCACCAGCACCACTTCAAGCTCCAGTTCCAGCTCTAGCTCTAGTTCTAGCGCAGCTGCTAAGGCTCTTCGACGGTTGAGAAGGCAGCTGAGACGTCTGAGGCGTTTGCAACGTCTGAGGGCCGCGCGTGAGAGAAGGAGAATCCGCAAGCTGAGGGCTCTCTTGAGGAGAAGGCGCGCAAACAGAGGCTAGACGGTACTACTAGGAGAAGGATTGTGTTGAGAGCTAAACAAAATCACTTGTTCTTGTACCAATAAACAATGAATGCaacatcaatttaatttgtttactttaaatgtttataacCGATACCACTAGAGTATAAGGTTATTATTAACCTCTACCCATCgctccgtctgtctgtcttttagtatatctgtctgtctgtccgtccgtctctTCGTATGAAACACTAATATCACTAatgaaacaataattttttcgacagcacttgttattgttgcagcacttgttattgttgcttgttAATACCACTTCTAACCCCGCAAATTATAAGGAATCGAAACTATACATACAATTAAAACCACAGTATTTATGatactgaaaatttggttgcaatcagataaatgttgtaaatgctatttaaaacaaaaacaatgttgtattGCAAAATGCAGCTCGGCATTCGGATTTTATTTGCTtgggctgacaatctggtatatatttttctctatggtatatttgaatgtgATAATGCATCGAGGGTACAAGAACAAGTTAAAAACTCTgtaatttagttatttctgTCAAATAcgaaacaatgaaataattttaatctttAGAAGACATTGACTAGTATAGTTTGTACCTTATGCTATTTtatatgtagtattatatttatatatataatatagccTTAtacatttcttattattttatcagaaaatcaaattgataGCTTTCTGTATCTTGTTTCAAGATTTATTTAAGATCCAAACAATTTCAtactaatttttgtaattgatGTTGTCTTTCTATGTAAACatatattacatttcaattaggaatcaaccataaaaaaaaaccataattACCAAACTATAATTTCGCTTGCGTTGCACTTTGGTATTAATaccattatttttgtatacttgATATTCTTTAACTGCTTCGAGTTTTGCTGTTATGCCAACACTAAATCCTTCAAACAACtaaaatttcaagaaaaataACATGCtattaaaatggcaaaattattatataattatctctgccttcttctacctttGTGAAAAAGACAcatgcttttatttaaatgacgCTCAAAGCGCtttgttgcaaattttaatGAGCCTTAAGTGCCATAACAAAAGCTTTCATACTAACTTATTTTGGAAAAACCACGAAactttgcaaaaatattatgtgaaaatggcaacaacCCGTTTTGCATTGCCAAAAAGTTCTTTCACGGCCAACAGTTGggcaaatattaaatgactCTATTGAGGAGTTCTTAGAGATTATTATGACAGGTGCACCGATTTTCAATTCCGTATGCGGCCTGCCTATATAAAGCTCAGGACTGATTGCAAAAATCATACCAGGTCATCGATTCAGTGTGAACATGAAGGCCCTAACATTAATTCTGAGTTGTGTTATCCTGGCTGTTTGTCTGGTGCAGCACGCAGGAGGCGCCAGCACGGCAGTATctacgacgacaacgacaacaacaacaacaacaaccacggAATCTTCCTCTTCATCTGACACCACAACTACTGAATCGTCTAGTGACACTACCAGCACCACTTCAAGCTCCAGCTCTAGCTCTAGCTCCAGCTCTTCTAGCTCTTCCTCAGCACTTAAGCGGTTGAGAAGGAGGCTGAGACGTCTCAGGCGTTTGCAACGTCTGAGGTTGGCCAGACAGAGGAGGAGATACAACAGGCTTTTGGCTGCCGAAAGGAGAAGGCTAGCTAGGAGAACAACTGGTACCAGGAGCGGTACTTCCAGGAGGAGCGGTACCTCTAGGAGGAGCGGTACCTCCAGGAGAAGCGGTACTACCAGGAGAAGGATTGTATTGTGAACTTAAGGATGTCgaacatttaaatatgaagCAATAAACATTGAATGCAGCATAAAATTATCATCTTGAAATGATTAAGCCAGCTACccgtagaagggtattatactTCAGTCCAATCAATTAATGTAGGAACACCGCGATTTAGTGGACTGTTAAAGATAGAGATACATTTTTTTGACaactcttgttattattgcatgCAAATAGAGTTTGTTTTTAGATTTAGTTTCTCTTTCTTCCGTCCACGCAAATAAGACTTCTGTTGCGGTTTTTA
It encodes:
- the LOC117574473 gene encoding protein new-glue 3-like, whose amino-acid sequence is MKALTLILSCVILAVCLVQQAQGTSSSTTTTTTTTTTTTTESSSDTTTTTESSSDTTSTTSSSSSSSSSSSSAAAKALRRLRRQLRRLRRLQRLRAARERRRIRKLRALLRRRRANRG
- the LOC117575228 gene encoding protein new-glue 3-like; the protein is MKALTLILSCVILAVCLVQQTGGASTAVSTTTTTTTTTTTTESSSSSDTTTTESSSDTTSTTSSSSSSSSSSSSSSSSALKRLRRRLRRLRRLQRLRLARQRRRYNRLLAAERRRLARRTTGTRSGTSRRSGTSRRSGTSRRSGTTRRRIVL